TTGGACGTACGGAATGCGTTTAATATGGCTGGATGGCAGCACACAGTCAACGATTTGGAGGCGGCGGGGGTGAGTGAGTACCTGGTGGGAATTTTCAGGCGGTATTTGAGTAAGAGATCGGTGAGGGCTGGAAGATTTAGGCACACCTGTGGGATGGGGGTCCCACAGGGGTCGGTGGCGGGGCCAATATTGTGGCTCGTGTTCTACGACGAGGTGATGAGGATACGGTTGCCGGAAGGTGTGAGACTGATAGCCTATGCGGACGATCTGCTGGTCGTGGTGGAGGGAAGCACGGAGGAGGAGATTAGGGAGAAGATAAAGCTCACGATAGAGAGAATAGCAGAGAGGTTGAGGGGGAGGGGGCTTGTGCTTGCGATGCAGAAGACGGAGATGGTGGTGTTGCAGGGGCCGAGAAAGATCGGAGACTTTAAGGTGACAGTGGATGGAGAGGACATTACTCCCTCAAAGGAGATTAAGTATCTGGGAGTGATCCTTACGAAGGGTCTGTGTTTTAGTGCACATATTAAGAGATCTGCGGAGAGCACTGCTGCTCGAGTGCGCAACTTGACCAGATTACTCCCGAACGTAGGTGGCCCGGGGTACATGAGAAGAAGGGAGTCGTGTGCAGTGATGCATGGCATCCTGCTGTATGCTGCACCGGTGTGGAGGGACGCCATGAAGATCCAGAGAAACAGAGAAAAGATGATCTCGACGCAGAGGTTTGGATTGCTGCTGAGGGTGGCGTCGGCATATAGGATGGTGTCGGCGGACGCGGTCCAGGTGATAGCGGGGTTTCCGCCTTTGGATCTGATGGTGGCGGAGCGATGCTTCCTATTCAAAATAGGGGGTGCACTGCCGGGTAATAGGCGAATGGCTGTGAGAAGGACGACAAGGAAATGGCAGGAGAGGTGGGATCGTGGAGGACAAACGGCCGCGTGGACGCGGAGACTGATACCGGACTTGGAGGGGTGGCTCCGGTGTGGGCACAGACGCACGGGATACTACTTTATTCAGTTTTCGACTAGGCATGGCTCTTATGGGTCCTACACGAAAAGGATTGGGAAGACTGGGAGTGATCGGTGTCACGTTTGTGGAGTTGTGGACGACCCGGAACATGCCTTCTATATGTGCGAGAGATGGTCGACGGAGCGTGGGATGCTGGCTGACGAGTTGGGTGGATTGCCGGTGGTGGAGGAGATTGTGGGGAGAATGGTAGGATGCGAAGAAGATTGGAACAAAATTTGGTGGGTTAACGTCCATTTCTTTAGATTTGGGAATGAAATATCGGGAAATTGGACTAATTTCTTAACTTTTATTTCTCAactatgccgacgtttcgaggaagtttacctctttttcaaggctaaaaaattttttcatacaaTAATTAATGGGAGAGTTTACACAATATTATCAGCACCTACCTAGTCAATTCCTTAAAAGTTGAAgtcatataaattatttaaaagTAGAGTTAAGGAAACATTAATCGTGTGATACATTTGGAGTGGAACTGGTGAATGGCGCGAGACACGAGGTCGTGAGGTTAGAATCCTTGAACTCCCTCCTCTATGATCACAGAATGTAGACTAGAATAGTATGTTGTCATTTAGATTATATCTAAGTTGACAGTACAAAATTATCATCAACAGATTTGGACAACACAAAGACATCTACAACAATTGGCTGTATAAAATACTTAGGCCCTGTACATCTTCTCTATGGTTTACcgttttattcttttttataaaaatcatttcactTATGTTTCTTGCATATCTGTTTTCTTCATAATCTAGGATCTTTACAttatcaaaattaaatttatgaCCTGTCACATGTGTATGATTGGCTAAAGCTGTTTTTATGTCATGGGTTAGGTTATTGGTATCATTTTTGTGTTGTCTTATTCTATCTTTAAGGTATTGTTTTGTTTGTCCAATGTATGATTTATCACAGTTAAAGCAGGGGATCTGGTAGACTAGATTGGACTTGAGTAGTTTTGGTGTTTTGTCTTTTAAATTGGTGTAAAATTTTCTTCCTTTATCAGTATTATAATAAGCACAACAACAATTAAATTCTCTGAAGATTTTATTAATGTTTTGAGACAAACCAGGGATAAATGGGAATTTATATCGTCTTATATTGTTGTCAACCATACCATTGTTGACAACTATGTTCTCTGACTCATTGACACCTCTACATATTCGTTTTACAAAGTATTTAGGATAGTTATTCTTTAATAGTATTTTTTGAactttatcaatatttttactaTGAAATTTGCTATTACTTAGTTTTGTAGCtctgaaaattaaattcttAACTACATTAAATTTCTGCTGTAAACTATGGTTACTGAAAAAGTTTATACATCTACCAGGATTGTAGGGTTTAATATACCAATCTGATATCAAATTGTTACCTTCGCGTATAATAATTGTGTCCAGAAATGGAAGTCTTCCATCAACTTCAGTTTCTAAAGTGAACTTTATCTTGCTATGAAAGGAGTTGAAAGTATCTAATGTATGTTGTACCTTATCTTTTGGTACTAATATGATTGTGTCATCCACATAAAATTTGAGTAATGGTGTTCTGAAGGTTAGTTTTGATTCAATATATCTAAAAAGTTCATGCATAACAAATTCTGCAATTGAGTTACTTGCTGGGGCCCCCATGGGGTTGCCATCTAGTTGTTTATAAAACTGGCAATTGAATACAAAGTAACTACTCTCAAAATAAGTATCGAGCAacaataaaaaacttttcttatcTAGAACAGTATAGCAACTAATTAAATTCCAATGCTTTATAACTAATTGGGTTACAAGTGATAGTGGGGCGTTAGTGAACAGGGATACAACATCTAAAGAGATCAGGATGTAATCCTCCGGGACTATAATATCAGTCAGTGATTCCACCAGTGAAAAAGAGTTTTTAATGCTGTAGGTGGATGTTGATAGAAGCCCAATAAAAATGTTATGTAGATATCTGGCTAAGTTGGTGAATGGTGCATTAATACAACTCACAATGGGTCTCAAACTTAGTGTAGTCTTATGGATTTTTCTCAGACAGTAGAGTCTGGGGGGAGTGCTGTTATGTTTGATCATATTCTTGTATTCACTATCTGATATGAATTGATTTTCTTTAAGgattttgattattttgttGATATTATTTTGGATTTTGGTGGTGGGGTCTTTCTGGAGTTTTAAGTATACATTCTGGTCATCTAACATCTTATAGACTTCCGTCTCATATTCATCCCTACTCATTATTACAGTTATATTACCTTTATCTGATCTACTAATCACTAGTTGTTGGTTATTCTTTACAAATTCAAAAGTTTCCCTAATATATTTTTTCGAGAGAATGTCTTGTTTTTTATGTTGGTATTTTGTTAAATAGTTTTTGACTATACCTACACTTCTGGCACGGATGTTGTCCTTTTCATCACTATCCAGCTGTTGAGATTCAATACAGTATTCCAAATCTTTAATAATGTTTACCACAGGGAGTTTGTCAGGGACAAAACTATGTTTTTCGTCCAAACTGAGAATCATCCTTACTTCATCAGGGATGTTAACATCAGTGTAGTTGGTCAGGAAGTCTTCGTTGTATTGAGATGGTGTCAATAAGCTATATTTACTTTTCAGTTCTTgcagttttttcaaattagtgTCTTTCACTTTCTTAAAGTGATCACTGAACACTCGAGCTGCCATATTCATAACACTTGTCGACAGTTGTGGGTCTAGGTTTTCTTGAAGTGAAACTTGAAGCCGACTGATTTGGTCCTGTAGGGTACTAATTCTCCATACACATATCTTAATTTCAATGTTCAGAATGGAAGAGCGAAAGCGGGATAGGGTTTTATGTACTAGGTTCTTGAATGGGTGATCCTCCAGTTCCAATGAATAAATTTGTCTAATATTATGTACTATGTGGTTAGGGAATATTTGGTGTCTTCTACAACTGAGTAAGAAAATTCTCCTATTTAGTTGTGCTGCCTTCTTTCTGTGTAGTCCCACGAGTTGTTTGCTGACATTGCAGATGTAGGTGCCTCCAACTCTCCTTATCGTCTCAAAAAGGCCCCCAGGTAGTAAATTTGGTGGGTTAACGTCCATTTCTTTAGATTTGGGAATGAAATATCGGGAAATTGGACTAATTTCTTAACTTTTATTTCTCAactatgccgacgtttcgaggaagtttacctctttttcaaggctaaaaaattttttcatacaaTAATTAATGGGAGAGTTTACACAATATTATCAGCACCTACCTAGTCAATTCCTTAAAAGTTGAAgtcatataaattatttaaaagTAGAGTTAAGGAAACATTAATCGTGTGATACATTTGGAGTGGAACTGGTGAATGGCGCGAGACACGAGGTCGTGAGGTTAGAATCCTTGAACTCCCTCCTCTATGATCACAGAATGTAGACTAGAATAGTATGTTGTCATTTAGATTATATCTAAGTTGACAGTACAAAATTATCATCAACAGATTTGGACAACACAAAGACATCTACAACAATTGGCTGTATAAAATACTTAGGCCCTGTACATCTTCTCTATGGTTTACcgttttattcttttttataaaaatcatttcactTATGTTTCTTGCATATCTGTTTTCTTCATAATCTAGGATCTTTACAttatcaaaattaaatttatgaCCTGTCACATGTGTATGATTGGCTAAAGCTGTTTTTATGTCATGGGTTAGGTTATTGGTATCATTTTTGTGTTGTCTTATTCTATCTTTAAGGTATTGTTTTGTTTGTCCAATGTATGATTTATCACAGTTAAAGCAGGGGATCTGGTAGACTAGATTGGACTTGAGTAGTTTTGGTGTTTTGTCTTTTAAATTGGTGTAAAATTTTCTTCCTTTATCAGTATTATAATAAGCACAACAACAATTAAATTCTCTGAAGATTTTATTAATGTTTTGAGACAAACCAGGGATAAATGGGAATTTATATCGTCTTATATTGTTGTCAACCATACCATTGTTGACAACTATGTTCTCTGACTCATTGACACCTCTACATATTCGTTTTACAAAGTATTTAGGATAGTTATTCTTTAATAGTATTTTTTGAactttatcaatatttttactaTGAAATTTGCTATTACTTAGTTTTGTAGCtctgaaaattaaattcttAACTACATTAAATTTCTGCTGTAAACTATGGTTACTGAAAAAGTTTATACATCTACCAGGATTGTAGGGTTTAATATACCAATCTGATATCAAATTGTTACCTTCGCGTATAATAATTGTGTCCAGAAATGGAAGTCTTCCATCAACTTCAGTTTCTAAAGTGAACTTTATCTTGCTATGAAAGGAGTTGAAAGTATCTAATGTATGTTGTACCTTATCTTTTGGTACTAATATGATTGTGTCATCCACATAAAATTTGAGTAATGGTGTTCTGAAGGTTAGTTTTGATTCAATATATCTAAAAAGTTCATGCATAACAAATTCTGCAATTGAGTTACTTGCTGGGGCCCCCATGGGGTTGCCATCTAGTTGTTTATAAAACTGGCAATTGAATACAAAGTAACTACTCTCAAAATAAGTATCGAGCAacaataaaaaacttttcttatcTAGAACAGTATAGCAACTAATTAAATTCCAATGCTTTATAACTAATTGGGTTACAAGTGATAGTGGGACGTTAGTGAACAGGGATACAACATCTAAAGAGATCAGGATGTAATCCTCCGGGACTATAATATCAGTCAGTGATTCCACCAGTGAAAAAGAGTTTTTAATGCTGTAGGTGGATGTTGATAGAAGCCCAATAAAAATGTTATGTAGATATCTGGCTAAGTTGGTGAATGGTGCATTAATACAACTCACAATGGGTCTCAAACTTAGTGTAGTCTTATGGATTTTTCTCAGACAGTAGAGTCTGGGGGGAGTGCTGTTATGTTTGATCATATTCTTGTATTCACTATCTGATATGAATTGATTTTCTTTAAGgattttgattattttgttAATATTATTTTGGATTTTGGTGGTGGGGTCTTTCTGGAGTTTTAAGTATACATTCTGGTCATCTAACATCTTATAGACTTCCGTCTCATATTCATCCCTACTCATTATTACAGTTATATTACCTTTATCTGATCTACTAATCACTAGTTGTTGGTTATTCTTTACAAATTCAAAAGTTTCCCTAATATATTTTTTCGAGAGAATGTCTTGTTTTTTATGTTGGTATTTTGTTAAATAGTTTTTGACTATACCTACACTTCTGGCACGGATGTTGTCCTTTTCATCACTATCCAGCTGTTGAGATTCAATACAGTATTCCAAATCTTTAATAATGTTTACCACAGGGAGTTTGTCAGGGACAAAACTATGTTTTTCGCCCAAACTGAGAATCATCCTTACTTCATCAGGGATGTTAACATCAGTGTAGTTGGTCAGGAAGTCTTCGTTGTATTGAGATGGTGTCAATAAGCTATATTTACTTTTCAGTTCTTgcagttttttcaaattagtgTCTTTCACTTTCTTAAAGTGATCACTGAACACTCGAGCTGCCATATTCATAACACTTGTCGACAGTTGTGGGTCTAGGTTTTCTTGAAGTGAAACTTGAAGCCGACTGATTTGGTCCTGTAGGGTACTAATTCTCCATACACATATCTTAATTTCAATGTTCAGAATGGAAGAGCGAAAGCGGGATAGGGTTTTATGTACTAGGTTCTTGAATGGGTGATCCTCCAGTTCCAATGAATAAATTTGTCTAATATTATGTACTATGTGGTTAGGGAATATTTGGTGTCTTCTACAACTGAGTAAGAAAATTCTCCTATTTAGTTGTGCTGCCTTCTTTCTGTGTAGTCCCACGAGTTGTTTGCTGACATTGCAGATGTAGGTGCCTCCAACTCTCCTTATCGTCTCAAAAAGGCCCCCAGGTAGTAAATTTGGTGGGTTAACGTCCATTTCTTTAGATTTGGGAATGAAATATCGGGAAATTGGACTAATTTCTTAACTTTTATTTCTCAactatgccgacgtttcgaggaagtttacctctttttcaaggctaaaaaattttttcatacaaTAATTAATGGGAGAGTTTACACAATATTATCAGCACCTACCTAGTCAATTCCTTAAAAGTTGAAgtcatataaattatttaaaagTAGAGTTAAGGAAACATTAATCGTGTGATACATTTGGAGTGGAACTGGTGAATGGCGCGAGACACGAGGTCGTGAGGTTAGAATCCTTGAACTCCCTCCTCTATGATCACAGAATGTAGACTAGAATAGTATGTTGTCATTTAGATTATATCTAAGTTGACAGTACAAAATTATCATCAACAGATTTGGACAACACAAAGACATCTACAACAATTGGCTGTATAAAATACTCAATACAACGAAGACTTCCTGACCAACTACACTGATGTTAACATCCCTGATGAAGTAAGGATGATTCTCAGTTTGGGCGAAAAACATAGTTTTGTCCCTGACAAACTCCCTGTGGTAAACATTATTAAAGATTTGGAATACTGTATTGAATCTCAACAGCTGGATAGTGATGAAAAGGACAACATCCGTGCCAGAAGTGTAGGTATAGTCAAAAACTATTTAACAAAATACCAACATAAAAAACAAGACATTCTCTCGAAAAAATATATTAGGGAAACTTTTGAATTTGTAAAGAATAACCAACAACTAGTGATTAGTAGATCAGATAAAGGTAATATAACTGTAATAATGAGTAGGGATGAATATGAGACGGAAGTCTATAAGATGTTAGATGACCAGAATGTATACTTAAAACTCCAGAAAGACCCCACCACCAAAATCCAAAATAATATTaacaaaataatcaaaatcCTTAAAGAAAATCAATTCATATCAGATAGTGAATACAAGAATATGATCAAACATAACAGCACTCCCCCCAGACTCTACTGTCTGAGAAAAATCCATAAGACTACACTAAGTTTGAGACCCATTGTGAGTTGTATTAATGCACCATTCACCAACTTAGCCAGATATCTACATAACATTTTTATTGGGCTTCTATCAACATCCACCTACAGCATTAAAAACTCTTTTTCACTGGTGGAATCACTGACTGATATTATAGTCCCGGAGGATTACATCCTGATCTCTTTAGATGTTGTATCCCTGTTCACTA
Above is a window of Coccinella septempunctata chromosome 5, icCocSept1.1, whole genome shotgun sequence DNA encoding:
- the LOC123313927 gene encoding uncharacterized protein LOC123313927; the encoded protein is MAARVFSDHFKKVKDTNLKKLQELKSKYSLLTPSQYNEDFLTNYTDVNIPDEVRMILSLDEKHSFVPDKLPVVNIIKDLEYCIESQQLDSDEKDNIRARSVGIVKNYLTKYQHKKQDILSKKYIRETFEFVKNNQQLVISRSDKGNITVIMSRDEYETEVYKMLDDQNVYLKLQKDPTTKIQNNINKIIKILKENQFISDSEYKNMIKHNSTPPRLYCLRKIHKTTLSLRPIVSCINAPFTNLARYLHNIFIGLLSTSTYSIKNSFSLVESLTDIIVPEDYILISLDVVSLFTNAPLSLVTQLVIKHWNLISCYTVLDKKSFLLLLDTYFESSYFVFNCQFYKQLDGNPMGAPASNSIAEFVMHELFRYIESKLTFRTPLLKFYVDDTIILVPKDKVQHTLDTFNSFHSKIKFTLETEVDGRLPFLDTIIIREGNNLISDWYIKPYNPELQN
- the LOC123313928 gene encoding uncharacterized protein LOC123313928, which encodes MAARVFSDHFKKVKDTNLKKLQELKSKYSLLTPSQYNEDFLTNYTDVNIPDEVRMILSLGEKHSFVPDKLPVVNIIKDLEYCIESQQLDSDEKDNIRARSVGIVKNYLTKYQHKKQDILSKKYIRETFEFVKNNQQLVISRSDKGNITVIMSRDEYETEVYKMLDDQNVYLKLQKDPTTKIQNNINKIIKILKENQFISDSEYKNMIKHNSTPPRLYCLRKIHKTTLSLRPIVSCINAPFTNLARYLHNIFIGLLSTSTYSIKNSFSLVESLTDIIVPEDYILISLDVVSLFTNVPLSLVTQLVIKHWNLISCYTVLDKKSFLLLLDTYFESSYFVFNCQFYKQLDGNPMGAPASNSIAEFVMHELFRYIESKLTFRTPLLKFYVDDTIILVPKDKVQHTLDTFNSFHSKIKFTLETEVDGRLPFLDTIIIREGNNLISDWYIKPYNPELQN